Proteins found in one Gemmatimonadota bacterium genomic segment:
- a CDS encoding ABC transporter permease: MFRNYILATLRNLRHQKPYALINLLGLGLGIGCCYLCVLYILHDWSFDRFHQDSDRIYRITMHAKYMPDERMMGPSAGKDTHTAGFPSALAQVVISQIPEVETTTRIVLASIKWPNWNIVSERENFRSMAEIRVNEIILVDESFYEMFSFPFISGSFQAKSNSIVLSEDLTAMLSNNANDLIGKTLSIQSERYKDEASMQSVVVTGIIESPPSNSNLRFKALLPFHLRTKLLGQKREGWSWWSNGSLYFIRLKPGADIVSIEEKLTQIIKKHPHPLYDPNSLRIRLQPISELHYDEFRGAYRGTGFLPGVNPLYAYILLGISVLILSVACVNYSLLYAGRFSARVKEFGLRQILGAARNHLGYQLLFECFSFSLLACIVGLSFSELMAPTLEGVLQTQFTSFANPFTTAIILITIASITGFSTSLYPAALISSLSPLSIVRRDAKFGRSGPFLKVLMGIQCGITLSLVFSALVMARQVYFLTTNDLGFNIHNLISVNIEDLRSTGDQAGVLQQSLATIPGVISIAKTRQSIGWSNFAKLRDDSGNTIEEVNYFQVDNNFVKTVGLEILYGRGFEEGEQTGHVIINESLQKRMGITNPLGQTLSPTENRSRLFGNASSGQIVGVVKDFHFRDLHHSVSPTLITIAEPGQRRTDRFREMLIRIDAERTAEVLNHLRIAWEALGTGKPLRFSFVKENLKNAYTHETRWSALVAGASLCAILIASMGTLGMVSLSVARREKEIALRKILGASPSKIAEGIVFSLTAPGFLSVIIALPLAYFLMEHWWLSNFPYRIEMGVGTVLSAILVGVLLPIAGGFLHSFRVASRSPINALRED; encoded by the coding sequence ATGTTTCGCAACTATATTCTTGCTACTCTGAGAAATTTACGCCACCAGAAGCCCTATGCCCTGATCAATCTGCTCGGCCTGGGACTGGGTATTGGTTGCTGTTATCTCTGTGTGCTGTATATCCTGCATGATTGGAGTTTTGATAGATTTCACCAGGACTCTGACCGCATATACCGAATCACGATGCATGCGAAATATATGCCTGACGAAAGGATGATGGGACCTTCTGCAGGAAAGGATACTCACACCGCGGGTTTCCCTTCTGCTTTGGCGCAAGTCGTGATTTCTCAGATTCCAGAGGTTGAAACGACAACTCGAATTGTGCTTGCATCTATAAAATGGCCCAACTGGAATATCGTGTCTGAAAGAGAAAATTTTCGCAGCATGGCTGAAATTCGCGTCAATGAAATTATTCTGGTGGATGAAAGTTTCTACGAAATGTTTTCCTTTCCTTTCATAAGCGGTAGTTTCCAAGCCAAATCAAACAGCATTGTATTAAGCGAAGATTTGACCGCAATGCTATCGAATAACGCAAACGACCTGATTGGCAAAACATTGTCCATTCAATCTGAACGATACAAAGACGAGGCGTCAATGCAGTCCGTGGTGGTCACTGGCATCATTGAATCGCCTCCGAGCAACTCCAACTTGCGGTTCAAAGCCCTCTTGCCCTTTCACCTGAGGACAAAACTGCTTGGACAAAAAAGGGAAGGATGGAGTTGGTGGAGCAATGGTAGTCTTTATTTTATCCGTCTGAAACCGGGAGCCGATATAGTTTCCATAGAAGAAAAACTCACACAAATCATCAAAAAACATCCTCATCCACTCTATGATCCCAATTCTCTTCGCATAAGACTACAACCCATCTCAGAACTCCACTACGATGAATTTCGTGGTGCTTACCGAGGCACAGGATTTCTGCCCGGGGTAAATCCCCTCTATGCCTACATCCTCCTCGGCATTAGCGTACTCATCTTGTCCGTCGCCTGTGTGAATTATTCGCTGCTCTACGCCGGAAGATTTAGCGCACGCGTGAAGGAATTTGGTCTCAGACAAATTCTGGGTGCAGCGCGCAACCACCTCGGCTATCAACTTTTATTCGAATGCTTCAGTTTCAGTCTCCTCGCCTGTATTGTCGGCTTGAGTTTCTCCGAATTGATGGCACCAACGCTTGAGGGAGTTCTACAAACGCAATTCACGTCCTTTGCCAATCCATTCACAACAGCTATCATCCTCATAACAATCGCATCTATAACTGGCTTCTCAACCTCCCTCTATCCCGCTGCGCTCATCTCATCGCTTTCGCCCCTAAGCATTGTTCGCAGAGACGCTAAGTTTGGCAGGTCTGGTCCCTTCTTGAAAGTCCTCATGGGCATTCAGTGTGGTATCACATTAAGCCTTGTATTTTCCGCGCTTGTCATGGCTCGGCAAGTTTATTTTTTAACGACAAATGACCTCGGCTTCAATATCCACAACCTGATCAGCGTGAATATCGAAGACCTGCGTTCAACAGGAGATCAAGCAGGCGTATTACAGCAATCTCTTGCCACTATCCCTGGTGTTATCTCTATTGCAAAAACCCGTCAGTCCATTGGATGGTCAAATTTCGCAAAATTGCGAGACGATAGCGGCAACACCATCGAAGAAGTAAACTACTTTCAGGTGGATAATAACTTTGTGAAAACAGTGGGATTGGAGATCTTGTACGGAAGAGGATTTGAGGAAGGAGAGCAAACGGGTCACGTCATCATCAATGAGTCATTGCAAAAACGGATGGGAATAACCAACCCCCTTGGACAGACCCTATCCCCGACGGAAAATCGCTCGCGGTTATTTGGAAACGCCTCCAGTGGTCAGATCGTGGGCGTTGTAAAAGATTTCCACTTTCGAGACTTGCACCACAGTGTCTCACCGACTTTGATCACCATAGCCGAACCAGGACAGAGGAGAACGGATAGATTTCGAGAAATGTTGATCCGAATTGATGCGGAAAGAACAGCGGAAGTTCTGAACCACCTCCGCATTGCCTGGGAAGCCCTGGGGACTGGAAAACCATTGCGGTTTTCGTTTGTAAAAGAAAACTTAAAAAACGCATATACCCATGAAACGAGATGGAGTGCCCTCGTTGCTGGCGCGTCTCTATGTGCTATTCTCATCGCCTCAATGGGCACACTCGGCATGGTCTCGTTATCTGTTGCACGCAGAGAAAAAGAGATCGCATTGAGAAAAATCCTGGGCGCATCCCCCTCCAAAATTGCGGAAGGCATTGTCTTCAGTCTGACAGCTCCCGGCTTCCTGTCTGTGATTATAGCCTTACCTCTGGCCTATTTCTTAATGGAACACTGGTGGTTGTCAAATTTTCCGTATCGGATCGAAATGGGCGTTGGCACAGTATTGAGCGCGATTCTCGTAGGCGTCCTCCTTCCCATCGCAGGGGGATTCTTACATTCGTTCCGCGTCGCATCTCGAAGTCCTATCAATGCCCTTCGCGAGGACTGA
- a CDS encoding 6-bladed beta-propeller: MAQKLLIYFPHILSFSRQFFARKGVSLMNRKKLLVSVRWLALLFLLCGSCKKNAVENQQDEDALKPHLSLIDEITLERPEAGPALRMANSIAIMEGYIIILDHPRRSVEVFDREGSYKGSIGSRGDGEGQYKTPREPAIIPNTDQILIHDQGGKRQTLRFSIKGKFLGQLKRRRSMYQMLVSEDHNLIHTYVDRNRNGMLGVTSLDTGEDLAKFKVSEAQYGRLLSTFRRLQGLAYDEERKIIYVALPWEAKVMRIDLATQEFLTPITINHPKFINLKLDEIKTENESSKPPNFGNFSKLYGLSLLSSGDILLRYMFADPANSTALILLSNLSVQPSIQEVKNELGHYVFTCHEQSVYMYSPPTHGEDTNGRIRVYRLIAPQKAPTG; this comes from the coding sequence TTGGCACAGAAATTGCTTATCTATTTCCCACACATCCTCTCATTTTCCCGACAATTTTTTGCCAGGAAAGGAGTATCACTGATGAACCGCAAAAAGTTATTAGTCTCCGTGAGATGGCTGGCACTCCTCTTTCTCTTATGTGGGAGTTGTAAAAAAAATGCTGTTGAAAATCAGCAAGATGAGGACGCCCTTAAACCCCATCTCTCATTGATTGATGAAATTACACTCGAACGCCCAGAGGCAGGACCCGCACTCAGGATGGCAAACTCTATTGCGATTATGGAGGGCTATATCATTATTTTAGATCACCCGAGAAGGAGTGTCGAAGTTTTTGACAGAGAGGGAAGCTATAAGGGGTCTATTGGCAGTCGCGGGGATGGAGAAGGTCAGTATAAGACACCTCGGGAACCAGCGATTATCCCCAATACTGACCAAATACTCATCCACGATCAAGGGGGAAAGAGGCAGACGCTTCGCTTCTCGATCAAAGGTAAATTTTTAGGACAATTAAAACGAAGACGCTCCATGTATCAAATGTTGGTTTCTGAAGATCACAATCTCATTCATACTTATGTTGACAGAAACAGAAACGGTATGCTTGGTGTCACCTCCCTTGACACAGGCGAAGACCTCGCCAAATTCAAAGTCAGCGAGGCTCAATATGGGAGGCTTTTATCTACTTTTCGGCGTCTTCAGGGTCTTGCTTATGACGAGGAGCGAAAAATCATATACGTTGCTCTCCCCTGGGAAGCTAAAGTGATGAGAATTGATCTGGCAACACAGGAATTTCTCACGCCCATAACCATAAATCATCCCAAATTCATCAACCTCAAATTAGATGAGATCAAAACTGAAAACGAATCATCAAAACCTCCAAACTTTGGTAATTTTAGCAAATTGTACGGCCTGTCTCTCCTGTCTTCGGGAGATATTTTACTCAGGTACATGTTTGCGGATCCAGCAAACAGTACTGCGCTTATACTTCTATCAAACCTGAGCGTGCAGCCTTCCATCCAGGAAGTAAAAAATGAATTGGGACACTATGTATTCACTTGCCATGAGCAGTCTGTCTATATGTATTCGCCTCCCACTCATGGCGAAGATACGAATGGCAGGATTCGCGTCTATCGTCTTATTGCCCCTCAGAAAGCCCCTACCGGCTAA
- a CDS encoding Gfo/Idh/MocA family oxidoreductase yields MNQTIKIAIVGLGRIGWRFHFQQALSSDQFKLTAVVDPLPERLSEARAAADCETHTDFESLWTGPLPDVVAIATPTSLHEDMTIRALNEGCHVILEKPMTTSLASADRMIAQAEKNNRRIFLYQPHRLTPETQTAREIIQSGILGPVYAIHRGVYRYVRRNDWQSLRKNSGGMLNNYGAHYLDQLIYLSDDSAITEVDCKRWAIATRGDADDVVKAWLKKESGQLLDVHINQATAHIMPLWHICGKYGTAIREDNVFKVRYYDPAEAPPLNVIEGAAPERSYDNWDRLPWREEDIPITRDKQRDFYANIYDVIVNNATPYIRIEESRELMRVMDLCRQSAKF; encoded by the coding sequence ATGAACCAAACCATAAAAATCGCCATCGTCGGACTGGGACGCATCGGCTGGCGTTTTCACTTTCAGCAAGCCCTCTCATCCGACCAATTTAAACTCACCGCTGTCGTCGATCCCCTGCCCGAACGCTTATCCGAAGCACGTGCAGCAGCGGATTGTGAAACCCATACCGATTTTGAATCTCTCTGGACCGGCCCATTACCCGATGTAGTCGCCATTGCCACGCCGACCTCATTGCACGAAGACATGACCATTCGCGCCCTCAACGAGGGTTGTCACGTCATCCTCGAAAAACCCATGACCACCTCCCTCGCCTCGGCAGATCGCATGATCGCCCAGGCTGAAAAAAATAACCGCCGCATCTTTCTCTATCAACCCCACCGCCTCACACCCGAAACGCAAACCGCGCGAGAAATTATTCAAAGCGGCATACTGGGACCCGTCTACGCCATACACAGGGGCGTATATCGCTATGTGCGTCGAAACGACTGGCAGAGCTTGCGAAAAAACAGCGGCGGCATGCTCAACAACTACGGTGCGCATTACCTCGACCAACTCATCTATCTCTCGGACGACTCGGCGATCACAGAAGTCGATTGCAAACGCTGGGCAATTGCCACCCGGGGCGACGCCGACGACGTAGTCAAAGCCTGGCTCAAAAAAGAATCTGGCCAACTCTTAGACGTGCATATCAATCAAGCCACTGCCCATATCATGCCCCTCTGGCATATCTGTGGAAAATACGGCACAGCTATCCGCGAAGACAACGTATTCAAAGTAAGATATTACGACCCAGCAGAAGCACCCCCGCTAAACGTCATCGAAGGCGCAGCACCCGAACGCAGCTACGACAATTGGGACCGATTGCCCTGGCGTGAAGAAGATATCCCCATCACCCGGGACAAACAGCGCGACTTCTACGCCAACATCTACGACGTAATTGTCAACAACGCCACGCCCTATATACGCATAGAAGAATCGCGCGAACTCATGCGCGTCATGGACTTATGCCGCCAAAGTGCCAAATTCTGA
- a CDS encoding FtsX-like permease family protein has product MIANYFRTWFRNVIKYRTHAAINLLGLGIGIACCYLCVLYLLYDWSFDRFHQDHHRIYRVSGKIKFRETIRGYPKAGTWTETIAFPVALSSMISAEFPEIELTTRVTSDLVDWAVGTHKEFLRPMEITIGMQKVLFVDKSFEEMFSFPLIRGTFFSRPEQVVITRRFAQTLSNDIDSLIGKVLWLRFSHSLFKDREPIVAPIEIGGIMETPPRNSSLDFEILLPLSMSATFLNKKEGGWKWRFQSTHYIRLTDNVNIEDMEEKLTELIRKQSSFNSLWDLGGFQARLQSLTDVHHEPGLQQRVYGVRRSTNPLYGYILGGMSVLVLSVACLNYILLYVGRFNSRAKELSLRQVFGANRRHLRHQLLVECFGYSMLACIIGLAVAELASSPLEGILQTPLMSSTDPIQTAIILLSVACFIGLVTALYPAAFMSSVSAVSVLSKTAKAVRSGPFLKVLMAIQSGVTLVFVFCTIIIFEQTFFVITTDPGFEPTNLLKLDIGELNENEIDRLQASLSEHSLVISCVRTNPPLGWSNRILMKDSSGNLIDGVTHYQVDGPFLETVGLQLLQGKPLYPNPIPGDVIVNEAFQKHLTSSEAIGQLIEPANERSKSRVFGGGVSGRIVGVVKDFHFQDLRHTVSPAMITIAQEPPRRSTSPGEILIRIREDSADEFISYIEKTWKDLQIGGLLTFSFVEDERQKFYAKEISWSKIVSGAALCAVLIASMGALGMISLSVARRRKEIAIRRVMGAVPSKIASGIVLNYALPGFVAAVIALPLSYFFMDEWLSIFAYRFQFGIGTILTAILLGILLPLICGFLHALKVASESPSAALRED; this is encoded by the coding sequence ATGATTGCCAATTATTTCCGAACATGGTTTCGCAATGTAATCAAGTATAGAACGCATGCAGCCATTAACCTGTTGGGTTTAGGGATAGGGATTGCGTGCTGCTACCTTTGTGTGCTTTATCTCCTTTACGACTGGAGCTTTGATAGATTCCATCAAGACCATCATAGGATATATCGCGTTTCCGGAAAAATAAAATTTAGAGAAACAATAAGAGGGTACCCTAAGGCGGGCACCTGGACTGAGACGATAGCTTTTCCCGTTGCACTATCGTCCATGATATCTGCCGAGTTTCCGGAGATTGAGCTTACAACCCGTGTAACGAGTGACCTGGTGGATTGGGCCGTGGGTACTCACAAAGAGTTTCTGCGACCCATGGAAATCACTATCGGAATGCAAAAGGTCTTATTTGTAGATAAAAGTTTCGAGGAAATGTTCTCATTTCCCCTTATTCGCGGTACGTTCTTCTCGCGTCCAGAGCAAGTCGTGATCACACGTAGATTTGCTCAGACGCTTTCCAACGATATTGACAGTTTGATTGGCAAAGTATTATGGCTGCGATTTTCTCACAGTCTCTTTAAAGACCGGGAACCCATAGTAGCCCCTATTGAAATAGGGGGCATTATGGAAACCCCTCCCCGCAATTCGAGCCTGGATTTTGAGATACTTTTGCCATTGAGTATGTCTGCAACCTTTTTGAATAAGAAAGAAGGGGGATGGAAGTGGCGCTTTCAGTCCACACATTACATACGTCTGACAGACAATGTAAATATAGAGGACATGGAGGAAAAGCTCACGGAGCTTATCCGGAAACAATCCTCCTTCAATTCGCTATGGGACTTAGGGGGTTTTCAGGCCAGACTTCAATCCCTCACAGATGTGCATCACGAGCCTGGATTGCAGCAACGGGTATATGGCGTACGTCGAAGTACCAATCCCTTGTATGGATATATCCTCGGCGGTATGAGCGTCCTCGTGCTGTCTGTCGCTTGTCTAAATTACATACTCCTCTATGTGGGACGGTTCAACTCGCGTGCCAAAGAATTGAGCTTACGACAAGTCTTTGGCGCGAACCGACGACACCTTAGGCACCAGCTATTAGTCGAATGCTTTGGATACAGCATGTTGGCTTGCATCATAGGCCTGGCAGTCGCAGAGTTGGCCTCAAGTCCCCTCGAAGGCATTTTGCAAACACCCCTCATGTCCTCAACGGACCCCATTCAGACCGCGATCATTCTCCTATCGGTTGCCTGCTTTATTGGTCTGGTCACAGCCCTTTATCCGGCAGCCTTTATGTCGTCTGTGTCTGCCGTCAGCGTTTTGAGCAAAACAGCAAAAGCGGTCAGGTCTGGACCCTTTTTGAAGGTATTGATGGCCATCCAGTCCGGCGTGACATTGGTATTTGTGTTTTGCACAATCATTATCTTTGAACAGACTTTTTTTGTCATCACGACGGATCCAGGGTTTGAACCCACCAACCTGCTGAAGCTCGATATTGGCGAACTAAACGAAAATGAAATTGACCGTCTGCAAGCGTCTTTATCTGAGCATTCGCTCGTGATATCCTGCGTGCGGACGAACCCACCTCTCGGATGGTCAAACCGAATCCTGATGAAAGACAGCAGTGGCAACCTCATTGATGGAGTGACCCATTATCAAGTGGATGGTCCCTTTCTCGAGACCGTTGGGTTGCAACTCTTACAGGGAAAACCATTGTATCCCAATCCCATCCCGGGCGATGTGATTGTGAATGAAGCTTTCCAAAAGCACTTAACGTCTTCTGAGGCTATCGGGCAGTTAATTGAGCCAGCGAATGAGCGGTCAAAGTCACGAGTGTTCGGAGGAGGTGTAAGTGGCCGCATCGTCGGTGTGGTCAAAGACTTTCACTTCCAGGACTTGCGCCACACCGTCTCTCCTGCCATGATCACCATTGCTCAGGAGCCACCCAGACGATCAACTTCCCCCGGAGAAATATTAATTCGTATCCGGGAGGACAGTGCCGATGAGTTTATCTCTTATATCGAGAAGACCTGGAAAGACCTGCAAATTGGCGGGTTATTGACATTCTCCTTCGTAGAAGATGAAAGACAAAAATTTTACGCCAAAGAAATCAGTTGGAGCAAAATCGTCTCTGGCGCAGCCCTGTGCGCAGTCCTCATCGCGTCAATGGGTGCTCTGGGCATGATCTCCCTGTCTGTGGCGCGTAGAAGAAAGGAAATAGCCATCCGAAGGGTCATGGGCGCAGTGCCATCCAAAATAGCCAGTGGCATAGTGCTGAACTACGCACTACCCGGATTTGTAGCCGCCGTCATCGCACTCCCGCTCTCCTATTTCTTTATGGACGAATGGCTCTCGATATTTGCCTACCGCTTTCAATTCGGCATTGGCACGATTTTAACGGCGATCCTATTGGGCATCCTGCTTCCACTAATATGCGGTTTCTTACACGCGCTGAAGGTTGCCTCAGAGAGTCCCAGTGCTGCCCTGCGAGAGGACTGA
- a CDS encoding TraR/DksA family transcriptional regulator produces the protein MTKHEPLSDEQLAFYKKILTERKRELLKQVLSQDEDLDEIRGDVAADPLDAAGNASSLELMTTLGNHERNELVEIDNALQKIENRTYGFCEESGEPIHPMRLEAMPTARYTVQVQERIERTPQQRSRPRRRVLKREDLPISTDDDE, from the coding sequence ATGACAAAGCATGAACCTTTGAGTGATGAACAGCTCGCGTTTTATAAAAAAATTTTGACTGAGCGCAAGCGCGAGTTGCTCAAGCAAGTGCTCAGTCAAGATGAGGATCTCGATGAAATTAGAGGGGATGTCGCAGCCGATCCTCTCGATGCGGCAGGTAATGCGTCGTCGTTGGAGTTGATGACGACGCTGGGCAATCACGAGCGAAACGAATTGGTCGAGATTGACAATGCCTTGCAAAAAATTGAAAATCGAACGTATGGATTTTGCGAAGAGTCCGGTGAACCGATTCATCCGATGCGGCTCGAGGCTATGCCCACGGCGCGTTATACGGTACAGGTTCAGGAACGGATCGAACGCACACCTCAACAGCGTAGTCGGCCCCGCCGCCGCGTTTTGAAGCGCGAGGATTTGCCCATTTCTACAGATGACGATGAGTAA
- the polX gene encoding DNA polymerase/3'-5' exonuclease PolX has translation MDNKDIAAALEEMTTLMELNGENAFRIRSYVNAARQIELLQASASDLSARGELESVRGIGAKMAANIAILIDTGQLPGLGDLRSALPEGLLEMIEVPGLGAKRVRSIYEQLGIADVDALAKACEAGEVEKLRGFGKKTAESILRGVSYLQQHRGRFLSRTARDEAEALRAYLSDQPGAMRLSVAGSVRRCMETCKDVDIVASAKDGSALAGAFVAYPGVAEVTGWGETKVSVVLDSGMRADLRIVPDAAFPYALHHFTGSKEHNTAMRQRAKDRGMKLNEYGLFKGDENAVCADEKALFAALGLHYIPPELREGRDEIEWAAQAPLPELVAQSDLKGTLHVHTTYSDGRNSVEDMARAAKALGYAYIGICDHSKAAAYANGLNEDRVRLQWDEIDRVNDAVEGIRVLKGIEVDILSDGGLDFDDEFLSEFDLVVASVHSKFSMTEKEATDRLIRAVQNPHVDILGHPSGRLLLSREGYPLNMKAVIDAAAEARTAIEINANPARLELDWRFLSYAREKGVQISINTDAHSTEGLKDMCFGLGIARKGGLTADGVLNALSVENFLAALGG, from the coding sequence ATGGATAATAAAGATATTGCCGCGGCATTGGAAGAGATGACCACGCTGATGGAATTGAATGGCGAGAATGCGTTTCGCATTCGGTCTTATGTCAATGCGGCACGGCAGATTGAGTTGTTGCAGGCGTCCGCTTCAGATTTGAGCGCGCGCGGTGAATTGGAATCTGTGCGCGGTATTGGCGCGAAGATGGCGGCAAATATTGCAATCCTTATTGATACGGGGCAGTTGCCGGGCCTGGGCGATTTGCGTTCCGCGCTGCCCGAGGGGTTGTTGGAGATGATTGAGGTGCCCGGTTTGGGGGCGAAACGGGTGCGGTCTATTTACGAGCAATTGGGTATTGCCGATGTGGATGCGCTGGCAAAAGCATGCGAGGCGGGTGAAGTCGAAAAGTTGCGTGGGTTCGGGAAGAAGACCGCTGAGAGTATTTTGCGCGGGGTATCTTATTTGCAGCAACATCGCGGGCGTTTTTTGAGCCGCACGGCGCGAGATGAAGCAGAGGCGTTGCGCGCTTATCTGTCAGATCAACCGGGGGCGATGCGTCTTTCAGTGGCGGGGAGTGTGCGGCGATGTATGGAGACGTGCAAGGATGTGGATATTGTTGCGAGCGCGAAAGACGGGAGCGCGCTTGCCGGGGCTTTTGTCGCGTATCCCGGTGTGGCAGAGGTTACGGGGTGGGGCGAGACAAAGGTGAGTGTTGTGCTGGATTCGGGTATGCGTGCAGATTTGAGGATTGTGCCGGATGCGGCGTTTCCCTATGCATTGCACCATTTTACGGGGAGTAAAGAACACAATACCGCGATGCGGCAGCGGGCAAAAGACCGGGGTATGAAGCTCAATGAATACGGTTTGTTCAAGGGGGATGAAAACGCGGTTTGTGCCGATGAGAAAGCACTATTTGCCGCATTGGGTTTGCATTATATTCCGCCCGAGTTGCGCGAGGGACGAGATGAGATCGAGTGGGCGGCACAAGCGCCATTGCCGGAGTTGGTCGCGCAATCCGATTTGAAGGGTACGCTTCATGTGCATACGACATATAGCGATGGGCGGAATAGTGTGGAGGATATGGCACGGGCGGCAAAGGCGCTGGGGTATGCGTATATCGGTATTTGCGATCACAGCAAGGCCGCGGCTTATGCCAATGGGCTGAATGAAGATCGCGTGCGGTTGCAGTGGGACGAGATTGATCGGGTCAACGATGCGGTGGAGGGTATTCGGGTGTTGAAGGGTATTGAGGTGGATATTTTGAGCGATGGAGGGTTGGATTTTGACGATGAATTTTTATCCGAGTTTGATCTGGTGGTTGCGTCTGTGCATTCGAAGTTTTCAATGACCGAAAAAGAGGCTACTGATCGGTTGATTCGCGCGGTTCAAAATCCCCATGTCGATATTTTGGGGCATCCATCAGGCCGCTTGTTATTGTCTCGCGAGGGCTATCCGCTCAATATGAAGGCGGTGATTGACGCTGCGGCCGAGGCGCGTACAGCAATTGAGATCAATGCCAATCCCGCGCGTTTGGAGTTGGATTGGCGGTTTTTGTCTTATGCGCGGGAGAAGGGTGTGCAAATCTCGATAAATACAGATGCCCACAGTACTGAGGGGTTAAAAGATATGTGCTTTGGGCTGGGGATTGCCAGAAAGGGTGGTCTGACGGCTGATGGTGTGCTCAATGCGCTTTCTGTAGAGAATTTTTTGGCTGCGCTTGGGGGATAG
- a CDS encoding sugar phosphate isomerase/epimerase, producing the protein MKLSLTSVMLPRWDLETTFKKLEKHGYEGIELRCRYNPEDPNAELFYWGRHLTDVSPDNILDKAAQIRDLSNQTGVRVCTLASNFTYDKIEIIEKIFKGARAIDSDNPPLIRVGAQSHDRQAPYIPQFLKARASFADLVEMARDYGVKIIYEIHVGTIAVSASRTIALLENLDPNHIGAIWDVPNMIRVGLEDSKMGLELLGPYLAHVHIGNATPVQTERDETGSMQWEWNFSDLREGMADIPQIIQDLKDVGYRGYISLEEFGPGDDEEKISSQGNYLKSLIN; encoded by the coding sequence ATGAAACTTTCACTCACCTCTGTCATGCTTCCCCGATGGGATTTGGAAACCACATTCAAAAAATTGGAAAAACACGGTTACGAAGGCATTGAACTCCGCTGCCGATACAATCCCGAAGACCCCAATGCCGAATTGTTCTATTGGGGACGCCACCTCACGGATGTCAGCCCAGACAATATCCTGGACAAGGCAGCGCAGATACGCGACCTCTCAAACCAAACCGGCGTGCGCGTTTGCACCCTCGCATCCAATTTCACTTATGATAAGATCGAAATCATCGAAAAAATATTCAAAGGCGCGCGTGCAATCGACTCCGATAACCCACCCCTCATTCGCGTTGGTGCCCAGAGCCACGACCGCCAGGCGCCCTATATTCCCCAATTCCTCAAAGCGCGCGCGAGTTTTGCCGACCTGGTCGAAATGGCGCGCGATTACGGCGTCAAAATCATCTATGAAATTCACGTTGGCACCATCGCTGTGAGCGCATCTCGCACCATCGCCCTCTTAGAAAACCTCGATCCCAATCACATCGGTGCCATCTGGGATGTGCCCAACATGATCCGCGTGGGACTTGAAGACAGCAAAATGGGCCTCGAACTACTCGGCCCGTATCTCGCCCATGTACACATCGGCAATGCCACACCCGTGCAAACCGAGCGCGACGAGACCGGAAGCATGCAATGGGAATGGAATTTTAGCGACCTGCGAGAAGGCATGGCAGATATTCCCCAAATTATCCAGGACCTCAAAGACGTCGGATATCGGGGTTATATCTCACTTGAAGAATTTGGTCCCGGCGATGACGAAGAAAAAATCAGTTCCCAGGGCAACTATTTGAAATCCCTCATCAATTAA